TACTAGTGCTGTCAAAATTGGCCAAAAATGACGTTCGATTATTCGTTCTGAAAAAACACATAGGTTCGAACTATTTGAATATCTATTTTTGTGCATTATGTCCATAAGATGGCAAACCAATAACTAGAGACATAACTACTTGTAGGTATATTTGTTTCAAACAAGtcttttaaaagatttaagTTACATACCGACCGGGTACCCACCGAGCTGATTGTGCATACAAATATACGTCTAAACTTTTAttaatatggacatgctacacatcgttAGATTGTTTAGATTCCCCACAATTCaatcgttcagttcattttacagaaaaaacagtgttgactccctacctttgaagCGGTCATAAAATCTGAATATGTGTCCATTTCTTGATTATTTCTATTCCTTTAGTCTGTAAGGGTCCACcgatcaaaataatcaaaacggtttttcataaaaattaatccaagttgaaataactatGGTAACCTTCGGCTTTCATCTTTTCTAAGGTGGGCTACCGGTGAAGTTTAACAGTATTTCCAAATGGGGCTTTTTAGATTGCTTGCATTACAAATAACTCTCTGCGGCCGAGTTGGGTTGTGAACTCTGCAGCATAATTACCACACgtttgttgtttcattatttgCTTGTTTCAGCTTGACCtacatttcattatcaatcaatGAAAGTGACGTTGTGTGACTCCTGTCCATCATGCAGTGCATTCAGTACAACGTGAGAACTCACGAGCAGACAGCTGCGGTAGTGCTGCTTTTTTTCCACTATCaaatattcattttcacaatcaaatgggttttttttttacaatttgatTATATAATCGAATTTAGAATATTTGTTGACAGCCCTACAAGCTACTGAAACATAGTTTTGTGTCATAAAATGGTGAGCCATACTTCGTGAAAATATCATATAGGCCTACACTTAGACAAATTATGCTTCTGTCACAGCAGCACATCCTCAAGTTAGTTATTTTAGTGATTAACTTCAGTTGAGACAACATACAGATTAATGCATAACGTTACTGTGAACATTGTGATCCAGTTTCAGCCTTACAGTAACTAACAGGGAATTTTAACCATATTGAGCCATCTCTAATTATCTTATTACCTATGCCAGAGATGTGTAGTATAAGGCATTTGGTTGGGAACATAACATTTCAACTTAACATGGTTGTTAAGTATGTTATTGCTTACACAGATGGTGAGATTAGTGATGAAAGTCAAGGCCAGCACAAATTACAGTTGTTAGGCAGATTATTAATATGATTTGGGATCCATGAGTTGTCTGTTTTCAGCCTGTTGGAGCTGGTGTTGACTGTTGGCGGATAAATCATACAGTGTGTGGTGTTAATGCTCATAGGCTAATTTTTAGCCATTTGATCTGCTGGTTGTTCTCATTAAgaataattaaatatgtttaatttttactAATGGAATTGGGAGTATCAACATCACTTAGTGGGAGAAAACAATAATGCAAATGCAGATTTGAATGTATTACTGTTAACCGTTAAGTCATGACAGGATTGCCTCACACAGACTGCAGCCACAATCATGACTGTAGGGTTGAGTCAGTCCCTCTCTGACATGTTCTAAACAAAATTTGAACACTACTGTTTTATCAtattggacttttattttgtatacatCTGTCCAAATAACCAACAAATTCCTATTTTACAGATAAGTAAAGACTTTCAAAGATGCTGTCCTGCCCCTTGAGTCTACATGTGTGTCACAACTGGATGGCACCAGACCAAACTCTAAGGAGAAGAAGTGGTCAGCACCGCACAAGTGTGTTaatgatattatttatttatatacttcAATTATTAAGTAGTTtgttgtttgctaacaagtacattgattttttgtttacaaaatagtttcaaacaaaatgtactCCTCATTGAGGCCTACTGTTAGAAATGTGTCCTTTTCAGTCTGTGGctgataattttttaaaataagatgATGTTTTACTTTAGCAATTACTTAAGCATTATCTAAATCTGAATTAAATCTCTGGACATCTCCTAAATTTATACTTGCGCTTTCATCAAAAAATTTGACGTCTGTGGTctatttgtgtgtcttttggTGAACAGCAGATAGTAAAAAGTTGAATGAGCAGCAAGAATTATACTTAAGAATGCTCTTAAGTACCAATTTAGGagtaaaagagtaaaaaaaaattctagaaCAACTGGACCTTGGCAAGCTTATAAGATTGACAGCAATGGCAACAACATTCTAGgaataattataattttgtttacATAATCTATTTTGGCAGGAGGGCGGTGGCTTGAGCTATTATGGTTACTACTCACATTGAcaaccattttgttttttacatttctcactttgttttctttctcacttaGATGCTGTGACAAAAAGCAGCCAGGCCATGGAATCATAAGTAGAAGTTTCAATAAAATTGTGGCTCCACAATGCCACAGACAGAGATGGCGAAAGTAGAGTGTTTATGGTGTTCTAATGACCTTCAttgttctgttttatataaagAAATTGGTTCAGCATTATTCAGTATTCAATCCATGTTCATGGATTTGTGTTCAGTATTGAATATCCTAAATGTCTTTTCTTCTAACCTGGCTGTCAATAGGTGTCTCTTGCTTGCAATAAATGTAAGTATTCAAAATATATGATTCTTAGTTTATTACTGCTACTTTTGTGCAATATCCTGCATATGCATTAATAGTAATGTTGTGGGTCTATACTGCAGGTAAAAAGTAGGACAAACtaatttttaaatctttttattccattttaacCTGACTGAAAATGGAAGtatgaggaggagaaggaggaggatcACACAGCTGGATGCTCTTTGATACACGGTAGGATAGTAGGTTAATTCATTTAAGAACTCCTACTTTTCATTGGAACATATGACATTGCATTGGCACAGGGTATTACAAATTGTTGTTTCTTGAAGCTGACTGTTGACTGCCTAGTTTCTTTGCTTctaggttttttttaaagtcaacatttaaatcaatgaTGATTGTAATAATTAAGATTTGGAAATGGAATTAATGAAATCATcacctctcccccctctctttcaGCCACCAACATCAGAGGATGTCCCAAAACACTGCCATTGAAATGAGCCTGCCAGAGCGTATTTAAAGGTAGGACCACAAGAAATGTGGAAAGTATGGCTCAATAACAACTCTTTTATTAACAGATTTTCAGTTTCTCCCTTGTAAATGATTGGCATTAGTCTTGATTAGTTTTGGGTTTATGTGATCAGATAATGTTCAGGACCCCCAAATCCTTAATTTATCagactgtcatggttttgggtcttgggttttgttgtttcctgttttattttgtaggtgTGCTgcttcatgtgtcttgtgtagttttacttactgtctttgtttgcttttccctgcagttttgattgtttgcttcTACCCATCGGAATTGTTTGCCCTTGTTGGACTGCCTTTCCTGGcttgatctctgcctgcctggcAATCCATGTAAGcccttgtgttttttctgtcattaaATTACTGAAGTGTACCTGCTCTGCCTACGTGTCTGTATTTGGGTCCAAACCCTAGTGTGTCCTGCTTGACATACAACATCAAACAGTGGACATTCTTCTGGCACATtatcttaaatgttttttgtggttCAGTAGCAGTAATCAGTTTCGCCCTTAAGCTCCCTTAAGACTTGAATAGAGCTGTATTTGTGGAGCTAGTGCTGCGTCTTTGGTACAGCGTACTGCATGGCTTAAGGTGAAAATGTAACCTCTTTTGTTAGACATTGCCCGTGACTGAAATAAAGGGaatagactttttaaaaaaacctgtACCTATCCTTTAACTTCCTACCCAGTTAGCTTGTTAATTTTAGTCACAGACAGAGCATCCCACAGCACTTTTTGTAACTaattattgattttgttttcacatcacatCTCTTATGATCAATCCCCTTGATTTAAGCTAACTATGCAGTTCACATTTTAAACTATATGTCAGTATCAGTCATATTTACCAGGTCACCAAAGCCAGCACATagtgctttttgttttattatttggtgCTATTTGTAAACTTGATACACTCTGTTTTTAGCTACGATGTCTACTGCATATCATtccaaattgtattttaaagtgaTAGTTTGGATTCTTACCCACAGTCATACTTGTTGCGCTATGCGAGTGTAATAATCCACCAAGTTTGGTCCATTAACTCCTTCCTTGGTGCAAGAATAGGAACTTCACCAGGAGTGTACTGCTGCAAAATGAATAAGGAAGACCGGAAAGACTGAAAAATACCATGATTTTGAGcggcaaaaagcaaaaaaatttAAGGATCCACAACAACACGTTAAGTTTCCCTTCCATCCCACTTTTCAGTCCCCTGGTTTCCAAAATGGCCAAACTATTTTCTGCTGGAGCACCACCACTGTGTCACTACAGAGCAGCAATCCaataggtttttattggaagttatggattgtatttcgccccttttacaaattatttttaacagctcgctacTGGtagtctactggctgcgtcccagattactttaaaactgcttgtgtccagccagtcctaaaaaaaatctgggcttgagcccaccctcctggataactatcgtccaatctccaaactgcctttcatttcgaagattctcgaaaaacttgtatctaagcagcttcttgctgctgtggaaaacaataataactttgaaaagttccaatctggcttttgtcCACACCACAACACTGAGtaaggcactgggtgggcatatctagcactgcactagactggttctcatcatatttgtccaataggaaattttgtgtcaccattaataactacatgtcatccttttcccatatcaagcaCAGTGTGCCTCACggttcaattctgggtccaatactgttctccttatatatgctccccttgggtgatgtcatccgcagacatgggatttcttttcattgttatgcggatgacacacagttgtacctccctgtcaagcccactgaccttagtacgctgagttctctgcaccaaaattggatgtcaataaattttcttcagctcaactcaaataaaactgaaatccttgttattgggtcacaacatatcactaaacaaatactacCAATTattggtaacctgtcacaacatatcaagcctgttgcaagaaatcttggtgtcctgtttgacagCAATTTGTATTGAGCAACATATCATTAAGTTGttcaatcatgtttctatcacctcagaaatattgcaaaaatatttaaaatcttagtgatgcagaaactgttgtgcatgcttttatcccctcacgccttgattattgtctgttcacttgtcttaatcaaaaaactttgacacgactgcagactgtacagaactcagctgctaggcttttaaccaggaccaagaggtacgatcacatcacacctgtttcagcctctttacgttggctccctgtttgttttaggactgattttaagatcttactgattacttttaaggctcttcgtggcctggctccagattatattttagaccttgtaatcccttatgaaccttcacgtagtttgagatctttgtgcaggggtcttctgtctgtttctgagtccaggatgaaaacaaagggggacagagcttttgccatcagggctccgaggctctggaacaacttgtccgaagaaattaggttgtctgagtcagtgtcttttttaaagtctcttctcaaaacacatttttatcgaaagcatatcctgattttacctgagctgtctgtttgtttttttttgcttttatgtattttatttcttttagattttatcattcactgtggtattttatttctctctttgtgaagcactttgtactttgttttgataagtgctctataaatatagttttatttatattcagtcTATGGGGTGACGCAGTGGCAGGGCTACAAAAACAATTAGGCCATTTTGGAAGCTAGGATGCTGGAAAGAGTAGTgaaagtgaaaccaaaacaaacatgttcatCCTTCAAAAACAATCATCACTTTTGGTCGCTGCTCAAAATCATGTTTTCCTTGATTCATTTTGGAGCAGCACACTCCTGTTGAAGCTCCTGTTGTCAGAACAGGGTAGAAGGACTTAATGGACCAAACTTGGTGGATATTATACTTGAATACGGCACCAAATACCACTATATGGATAAGAATCCAAACTATATGTAAAAGTCAATGAATGTACTGCTTATTCTCATGTTATGGTGATTGGCTTTGAAGAAAATCTTATAAATGattgtttctaatattctgcctGCATGTATGTAAAGGTGAAGGCATGGACAAAACATCAGAAACGCCTTTCAATACTAGAAGGGCACTCGGAGAGCACATACCTCCaccaaggccaatagtccatgatatgcaaatctgcaagcgcaACCACTATACAGTAGCTGTATGTCTAGATATATTTCCAAAGCTAATAGAATTACCATATGTCAAACATGCATGTTGTAACAACTgcagacaaagcaggtggaaatatcaCTAAAACGTTACCTTGACTTCACTGACTCCAACACAACCTCTCTGCTAagctgttctgtgtgtgtgtgtgtgtgtgtgagagagagagagagagagagaaagagagagagagagccccgccctcggtcaaaccCATGGATCAAACAcgtgttatttttttttcacctacttttCGCTGAGTCTGGCCATACTTTGCTGTTATTGGCTAGTACTCGTTACTTCGAAGCGTGCTTGGATCATAGCTGAGGGTGGCAGGTCCTTTTTTCGACACTGTCAGTGTACAAACCACTACTGACACTGAAAGTAATGTAATAATGATACAAatatattaaagctgcaagcagcgatgaacgGGCCCTTGCACCTTACCGTACATCAGGGTGCAACGCAGCCTCGGAGTCGCTGCCGGAAGTCGGGGTCTCTGAATTTTCATGTGTTCTAGACACTGCAGGaaggagttaaatgtcactACCTGTGTCCACTCtgtggcgctagagaacacCCAGTAATTATGTCATGTTCCGGTATGTCACATGTGTATACCACACCTTGAAATTTTCGCATAAATCAAATGATTgtcacataataataataataatattattattattaattaaaaaactatttatagagcacttatcaaaacaaagtacaaagtgcttcacagagagaaataaaataccacagtgaatgaaaaatctgcataacaatgaaaagaaataccatgtctgcggatgacatcacccaagggaagcatgcataaggagaacagtattggtcccagaactgAACCATGAGGCACACCATaattgatatgggaaaaggatgacgaagttattaatggcgacacagaatttcctattggacaaatatgatagagatatgcccacccagtgcctcagtctacctaaaagaatgccatgatcaattgtgtcaaaggcagcacgtaagtccaacagcacaagaattgaacacatgcctgcatctgcattcatgaaaaggtcattagtgactttgagaagggctgtctcagtgatGTGGTGCTGATGAAAACCAGACTGAAacttttcattattgttttccacagcagcaagaagctgcttagatacaagttcaggcagagtaacagcagaaaagttgctcaaagaatccctgagctggtgatccacatctaaaaaggcaggaatctggggttgtgctgatgggcagaaataagtgcagagaaatgacatgttctggcatctttcaccatcccattataaaggagtaataactctttcatagccataaagtggacctggagacctgatttcgtccatctgcgttctgctcttcagcatttccttttacagctttgaatactgtcatttaaccacggctgttttctagtctttgagtttggtctatttttcagaggagctatgagatctaaggttgaagaacacaggtagttaaaataatcaacaaaatcgttggtgttggaggaatcgggaaacacattaccaggagaattgaacagtgtacagaattttgaggcactatgctcattaagggcaCATGTGTACTccgagcgggataagacagtactagcagcctgtaattcacagttaaaaacaatgcataggtgatcagatacaaacatgtccctgatttccacagatggtattctcggacccagactaaagactaggtctaaagaAGAACTACAAGGATCTgagctgaggatcctgctaaaacggccaattccacgacccagtgtaggtactggaaatgaaagcatgctttccactgctgttgagcaggtcaaagaggcagagaaagtcTGCATTCGTCAGCTCAGATTGCTGAAGGGTGGTGTCactggtgccgacatggactgtgattttcgtgatagtcgttGGGAGTGAAGCCAAAAGTCCGGGCAGCTTTttgaggatgtcgggggtcgtagctccaggaaagcagtgtgtgaccacAATAACAAAGCGGATATTCCTTACGTCTTTCTTAGCAGAGGGGTtttcagctgtctctggatgaatgagacctccagagcttctcctgatcacagcctctttcagtaacttgcggcgagaggaggaagacttgagtGGGTCCGGAGGTTGGTGTGTTTACCAGGGAAACTGTCAACATATTACTTGAGAAGTAAtatttcccattactcaacaacactctgataaacagtaaattcatcatatTCGGTGCCCCAtgtcgctattttccaagctactgtagctgtcatataaTGGCAATCGCGCTCACAGCTAGCATCCAATCGCAAGTACGCAGCGAAGTAacgagtactagccaatcacCGCACAGAAGTGTGCTAAAAGcaggtggaaaaaaaatctttaggCACTTTGCTTTTAgtgatttgattaattgtaaATTTGTTAGGAAATTTGCtctactactgtgcaatatcaaCAAAGGAGGAGGTGgtaaaaatctagttttaacgacttaattactgtattttaatatatattgtgTTCACTTGGGGGATATTCtaaaattattttgtgtggTTGGGGATGATAGGGGCCCAACAACAAATTTTGCTTTGGAGCCTAACAGGTTAATCCGGCCATGCGGATGATTTTGCTATTGTTGGTGAGAGGGTGGCACAATAAAATACCATGGTTTGtccaaaaatgaaatgaattcatCCTCTGAAGACCATGAATATCGTCAGGGTGCAACGCACTGAGAACTGCCTAATTGTCAAGACATCTTGCTTTGGACTATTCGACACATAAATAGACACCCCGACTGACTTCCATAATTATCCTTGGGAACTGTTgccagtggggaaaaaacaaacaatattttggCCATGTAAAGAATCTGACAGAAGTACAGCTGGTGCTCCTGCATTCGTGTAATATCGCAAAAACTGCAAACAGGATGGATGAAGTGAAATGAAGAGACAAATAAGTGATATGCATACCGTATGAGGTCCAGAATGTTCCACAAGAACAACTGTACACACACGACTGGTTTACTCTGGATCTCCTCCAGCATGATGACCATGATCAGCACGAGGTTCTTCTCCATAACCTGAAAAACAGATAGCATGCACCAACTAATCCACCAACCGTTTCAAAAGGATAAAAAACTCTTGATtacacattttagcattttataaCATCCACatgattaataatgaaattCCATCAAGAGGTTGAGCAGTGATACACACTTGGACGAAGCGAGGGAGGAGTCTGGCTTTCTCAATCCCATCTGCGATATGGAAAAGCTCCAGGATGGAGAGCAGCTGGCACAGACTCATCACAAAGCCAACTGAATAAAATGTGTCTGCTAAGGCATCTGTAAagtgaaatattatattttatcatactAATATATGCCATGGCTCTCATGACTTAAAACCAGTAATGATTTCAAGAGCTGGTCTTTCAtattgagataaaaaaaaaaagcttaaaatgttttgctttgataAACTTTACCTTGACCAAATGTGAGAAACCTGGCTATGGTATTAGCCAGTATCCATGTGTGTCCACAGAACTGGAACAGGTTATACGAGAAAATGTAGGCAAGCCTG
This sequence is a window from Siniperca chuatsi isolate FFG_IHB_CAS linkage group LG22, ASM2008510v1, whole genome shotgun sequence. Protein-coding genes within it:
- the hacd4 gene encoding very-long-chain (3R)-3-hydroxyacyl-CoA dehydratase 4 isoform X5, translating into MSIFSYLQQKDQNKTSEAECDQYPTWATPVKKHSAVVKEFSNPMLSFRLAYIFSYNLFQFCGHTWILANTIARFLTFGQDALADTFYSVGFVMSLCQLLSILELFHIADGIEKARLLPRFVQVMEKNLVLIMVIMLEEIQSKPVVCVQLFLWNILDLIRYPHELMCVIDTPSIAMLWTRYTLWIPLYILSVATEGASVTVWQLLKERQHHLEKWNKKMKRK
- the hacd4 gene encoding very-long-chain (3R)-3-hydroxyacyl-CoA dehydratase 4 isoform X4, translated to MLSFRLAYIFSYNLFQFCGHTWILANTIARFLTFGQDALADTFYSVGFVMSLCQLLSILELFHIADGIEKARLLPRFVQVMEKNLVLIMVIMLEEIQSKPVVCVQLFLWNILDLIRYPHELMCVIDTPSIAMLWTRYTLWIPLYILSVATEGVTIYQALPYVEPTSPNSSLLNSTVSTHIHIPFLLMVYLSVLALGASVTVWQLLKERQHHLEKWNKKMKRK